The nucleotide sequence GCACTACGGCGACGAGGTCGTGGGCATTGAAACGGGCGAAGCGACCAGCTTCAAGGGCTGGGAGGAATTCTACGCAGCCTATCAGGCCCAGCATCTCAACCTGCTGCGCAAGGCCTTCCAGCAGCAGCACGTGGTGGACAAGCTGCGCCCGCAGCACTTTGCCGCGCCGCTTTCGTCCGTGCTGCACAACCTGTGCATGGAAAACCTCATGGACCTGCACTGCGAAAAAATCCCCGGCGGTGTGGACTACTCGTACTTTGAATTTTTGGGCTACGGCACGGTGGTAGACTCGCTTGCCGCCATCAAAAAGCTGGTGTTTGACGACAAGCGCCTGTCCATGCAGGAAGTTGTGCAGGCCTGCAAGGCCGACTTCAAGGGGTATGAACCCGTGCGCGAAATGCTGCGCAACGCTCCCTGCTACGGCAACAACGACCCCTATGTGGACAGCATTGCCAAGGACGTGGATCGCTTTACCCAGGTGGAGGCAGAAAAAAGCTCGCGCGACCGGGGCGTGCATGTGGACGTGCGTTACGTGCCCATCACCTCGCACGTGCCTTTTGGCAAGGTGGTTTCGGCCACGCCCAACGGCCGCCATGCCTGGACGGCGCTTTCCGACGGCTCGTCCGCCTCGCACGGCGCGGACAAAAACGGCCCCACCGCTGTGCTGCTCTCCAACTATCACTCCAAAAACTACGGCATGATCAACCGCGCTTCGCGCCTGCTCAACATCAAGCTGTCGCCCAAGTGCGTGGCGGGTGATGACGGCACGCAAAAGATCGTCAACCTCATACGTACCTGGTGCGACCTCAAGCTGTGGCACTTGCAGTTTAATATCGTGAACAAGCAGACCCTGCTCAACGCCCAGAAAGAACCCGACAACTACCGCAGCCTGCTGGTGCGCATTGCGGGCTACAGCGCGTACTTCTGCGATCTGTCGCGTGATCTGCAGAACGACATCATCGACCGTACGGAACACACCCAGTTCTAGGTCGCTTGCGGCGGGCGGTTTGCCCCTTCGGCTGCGTCAGGTTCCTTGCCGCAATGCATGCCGCCCGCCGGGTTCTCTCCGCAATACGCAGCAGACAAACCCAAAAGGGGAGGGGGCGCCCTCCCCGCAAAATTTCCCTCCTGCAGGGCTTGCCCTTTCTTTCAACCGGTGCGCCAGGGCTGGCCGCACACGAAGGATACCCCCATGACTGACGCGCAAGTGCAAGGTATTGTTTTTAATATCCAAAAATTCAGCGTGCACGATGGCGAAGGCATCCGCACCCTGGTATTTTTAAAAGGCTGCCCCCTGCGTTGTCGCTGGTGCAGTAATCCTGAATCGCAAAACCTTCAGCCAGAGCACGCCTTTAACCCCTCGCGCTGTCTCACGGCAGAGGTGTGCGGGCGTTGCCTTACGGCCTGTAAAACGGGCGCTTTGAGCCTGGTCAACGGCCTGATCATGCACGACCGCAGCAAGTGCCGCGAGTGTTTTGACTGCGTGCGCGCCTGTCCCTCTGGTGCGCAGAGCGTGTACGGCGAAACCATGAGTGTCGCGCAGGTGCTCGATAAGGTTGAAGAAGACGGCGTATTTTATCATCGCTCCGGCGGCGGCATGACCCTGTCTGGCGGCGAGGCCATGATGCAGCACGAGTTTGCCGCTGCACTGCTGCGCGAGGCCCGCAGGCATCATATCAACACCACCATTGAGACCTGCGGCTGTTATCCCTACGAATACCTGCACGAGGCGTGCAAGTACCTGGACAAACTTATTTTTGACATCAAAAGCCTTGACCCTGTGCTGCACAAACAGCATACGGGCGTGGACAACATGCTGATCTTGCGTAATTTTGCGCGAGTCTGCGAGGATTTTCCGCAGTTGCCCATCCTGGTGCGCACGCCCGTTATCCCCGGCTTTAACGACAACGAGGATGATATCCTCGCCATACGCGAATCTATCCCCCGGCGTCCCAACATAGAGTATGAACTGTTGGCCTACCACCGCATGGGGCAGCCCAAGTACGCCTACCTTGGGCGGGAGTACGCCCTGGATGGAGCCCGGCTTGATGACCAGAAGATACAGCGGCTTAGGGACATCTCCGCCTGATGACGCCCTGCAGCAATATTGCCCGCAACAGCAACGCCAGAGCAAAGACGCCCTGGCGTTGTTGTTCGTAATATTTGTGTGTTAAAGACGATTAATGATTCGTGCGGGCATTATTGGGTTGGCTGCATGCTCAAGGTAGTTGCGCAGCGTCTGTCCTCGGCACTCCTTTGCAGCATGCCGCCGGAAGATGGGCCACTGCCGAAATAGAACGTGCATGCACAGCGCCTCAAAAAACTCAGAGGCTCGCATTTGCAGCTGGGTTTGAGGGTGCGCCCCTTTGCTGTGCAACCCCAGTTTCTGGCTGGTGTGCCAGTCTGGCAGCAGGTACGTTTGTTTGACAAAATTCGCAAAGCTATTTGTGCAAAGCAGTTGCGGAGCACTCCGCCGAGGACGCGGTCTGCAACCCGTGGCACATCCCGCCTCTTCGGTATTCCCTAATATCCCCCCTGATTTGCCTGGCCCAGCTTGCCCGTTTTATACTTGCGCCGCATGTCCTGAACGCAGCTGCAAGGGCCTCATTGGTAACCATCTGTTTGCCGGATTGTTGCAAAAATTAATAACTGATCAATTTTTTTAATAAACGCTTGAGCTTTTCGTTGATGCTTTTTTGCAACAAGAAACCAGACTTTTGTGTATTTTTGCACAACATACTCAGGTGCTGTACTGATAACTCGCTAAAATAAAACAAGTAATGTACAATTATCGCATGTTGTTTTATTGCAACATGTGGATTGCACTACTGTTAATTACGAAAGAAAATCATTATTAATTATTATAACTATCTGTTAATTAAGAGAATATAAAAAATTCAGGTTTGCAGCCCAAGCCGCAGAGAAGGCAATGACGGATGGTACAGGCCGATGATCGTATTTGTTAATATTGGTACAATCTCATATAAATATATAAGTCACTAATATTAATATATTATTTTTTTTATAACAAGTGATATATACGTTTATTTTATCTGTTTTGTAAAAAAAATCACAAATGGCCTGCTTTTTGCTCTTTCAAAACTGCTACATTGTTTTAGGTACTCCCCGTAAGCGTTGTGCACTTTTGCAGCCGTTTTTACTGGAGACGCTATGCTTTTAGCAGCTTTGTTTGATCTCTCGCGTAAGACAGCCCTTGTTACCGGCGGCAATTCTGGTTTGGGGCTGGCTATGGCCCATGCTCTGGGGCTGGCAGGTGCAGAAGTCATTCTTGTAGCCAGACGGCAAGACGCGCTGCAGCGGGCTGCTGCGCAACTGCAGGCAGAGGGGGTGAGCGTTCAGACCTGTTCCGCTGATCTTTCCGGGCCAGAGCTTGCGCTTGCGTGCGGCAGGTCAATTGTAAACAGGTTTGGGCCTGTTGATATCCTGATCAATGCCGCCGGCGTCAATCTTCGTCAGCCGTTCAGTCAGGTAACCCCCGAATCATGGGGCGCACAGCTCAGCCTTCACCTTTCCGCTCCTTTCTTTCTTTCCCAGATTCTGGCTCCCCACATGCGTCACAGGGGATGGGGCAGAATAATCAATATCGCTTCCCTCCAGTCTTTCCGCGCATTTGCCGACAGTGCCCCTTATGGGGCGGGCAAGGGGGGGATTGTCCAGCTTACCCGGGCCATTGCCAGAGAATGGTCGCCGTACGGAATAACCTGCAATGCCATAGGCCCCGGGTTTTTCCCCACAGAACTGACGCGTCCGGTATTTGAGAATAGCGAGCTGGCCGAAAAGAACGCTTCCCAGACATGCGTTGGGCGCAACGGCAGGCTTGATGATATTTACGGTTGCACCGTGTTTCTGGCCAGCGACGCCTCCGCGTACATAACCGGTCAGGTAATTATGGTTGATGGTGGTTTTAGTGCCCGTTGAAAGGGCTTGGCTGTAGATATGATTGGTCTTTTGTGTTTGAGAAAAAGGAGTCTGTAGATGAAAAAACTATGTGCCGCCTTTATGTTGCTGGCAAGTCTGGCCGCAGGGTTGTTGCCCGAGGCCGCCGTTGCCGAAGAAAAACCCGTTGTCCGTACCAGCGCCCAACCTTGTCTGCATGGTTTTCCCATGTGGTATGCCGAAAAACAGGGCTGGCTTAAAGACGCCCCCTTTACCGTAAAGTTCATGCTTTTTGCCTCTGGCGCACCCCAGACGGAAGCTCTGGCCGCTGATCAGTGGGACATCGGGTCCATGGGCACGGTGCCAACCATGATGGCCAGCATGCGCTATGGCTACAAGCTCATCGGCGTGTCCAACGAGGAAGGCGCTACAAACGATTTGTGGGTAAGGCCCGATTCGCCCCTGCTCAAGCACAAGGCTGCACTGGCCGGTTTTCCGGAAATCATAGGCAATGCAGATGACTGGAAGGGCAAGAAAATTCTGGCTACCACCGTTTCCACTGGCCACTACGCCCTGACCGCCACGCTAAAAGCTTTGGGCCTTAACGACAGCGATGTGTCCATTGTACATATGGAACAGGGCCAGGCCATGACAGCCTTTAGCGCAGGCCAGGGGGACATCCTGCAGTTGTGGGCCCCGCTCAGCTATGTGGCAGAAGCCAAGGGCTGGACCAAGGTTTCGTCGGGCATGGCGGCCAAGGTTCGTATTGCCGGCGGCATCGGCGCGCGCAAGGACTTTGCGGAAAAGCACCCCGACCTGGTGGTTGCCTGGCTTGGCATCTACATGCGCGTTATCGAAGGCATGAAGACCAACCCCGAGCCGTACGTGAAGCCCCTGCTTGAATACTTTAACAGTTACTGCGGGCTTGAACTTACCGAAGAACAGGTGCGGATGGAATTCAAGTATCGCCCGTTGTTCAGCGTGAGCGAGCAGGTCAGCGCCCTTGAAGACCCAGCCAAGCTGGCTGCCTGGATGAGCGGCGTTGCCAACTTCATGCTGGATCAGGGCCGTATCACCAAGAAGGAGTTTGACCGTTACGTCAAGGCCAACTTCTTCATTGATCCCAGTTTCATGAAGAAGCTGGCTGCAGAAACCTCAAAGTAACGGGCAACGGCTGCATCTGATAGCCGCCTTATACGCCTTTCCGGGGCCGACAGCCAAGGGTCTGCGGCCCCGGGAACCGAGGAGCAACAATGACGCCCATCCATGAACAGAAAAACGACGGCAGCGAAGAGGTGAGCCTTGAAATTCAGAAGGCCAACTACCTTGCAACCGCAGCCAAGGAAAACTGGATATCAATGGTGAGCTTTGCGGTTTTTATTCTGGTATGGGAAATGATCTGCCGGTTTGAGATCATCGGCCCCTACCAGCTCGTACCGCCGTCAGAAGTCATCACCGTTTTTTTTGAAAAATTCACGCAAGTTAATCCCGACGGCGGTCTGCTGCAGCAGCATGCCGCAGCCAGCCTGCTGCTGGCATTGACCGGTTTTGTGGCTGCCGTGGTTATCGGGGTTCCGCTGGGGCTTTTTATGGGTTGGTACCCCAGGGTCAACATGCTTGTGCGGCCCATATTTGACGCCATCAGGCCCATCCCGCCCATTGCATGGATTCCCATTGCCATTCTGTGGCTGGGCATCGGCATGCCCGCAAAGGCATTTATCATTTTTCTGGCTGCCTTTGTGCCCTGTGTAATCAATTCCTATACCGGCATACGCCTTACCAATCCCGTGCTTATCCGCGTAGCGGAAATTTACGGTGCTTCCAATTTTGAAACATTTCGCAAAATTGGCGTGCCCTCGGCAATCCCCATGATTTTTACAGGCATGAAGCTTTCGCTCAATGCGGCGTGGACAACCCTTGTGGCCGCAGAGCTGCTGGCTGCCTCGGTTGGGCTGGGCTTTATGATCCAGCAGGGCAGACGTCTTGCCAGACCTGACATCATCATTGTCGGCATGCTGACCATCGGCCTGTTGGGTGCGCTGATGTCCTGGATTCTCACAAGGATAGAAGCACGTTTTGCCTCGTCAAGGAGGCTCTCATGAATGGATTTATCAAGGCCCATTCCGCCTGGCTTGCGCCTATGGCATCTATTTGTGCTTTTGTGGTGCTGTGGGGGCTTGTGTCCCTCAAGGTCAACCCGGAATTTTTGCCTTCGCCCGCGATGGTGTGGCATGAATTTATCCGGCTTTGCCATGTCCCTGTTGGCGGCACCAGCCTTATTGGCCATGTGGGCTACAGCCTGCAACGGGTATTGATAGCCTTTGGCCTCGCCATACTCATGGGGCTGCCACTGGGCCTGCTGATGGG is from Desulfovibrio desulfuricans and encodes:
- the hpsH gene encoding (2S)-3-sulfopropanediol dehydratase activating enzyme — its product is MTDAQVQGIVFNIQKFSVHDGEGIRTLVFLKGCPLRCRWCSNPESQNLQPEHAFNPSRCLTAEVCGRCLTACKTGALSLVNGLIMHDRSKCRECFDCVRACPSGAQSVYGETMSVAQVLDKVEEDGVFYHRSGGGMTLSGGEAMMQHEFAAALLREARRHHINTTIETCGCYPYEYLHEACKYLDKLIFDIKSLDPVLHKQHTGVDNMLILRNFARVCEDFPQLPILVRTPVIPGFNDNEDDILAIRESIPRRPNIEYELLAYHRMGQPKYAYLGREYALDGARLDDQKIQRLRDISA
- a CDS encoding SDR family NAD(P)-dependent oxidoreductase, yielding MLLAALFDLSRKTALVTGGNSGLGLAMAHALGLAGAEVILVARRQDALQRAAAQLQAEGVSVQTCSADLSGPELALACGRSIVNRFGPVDILINAAGVNLRQPFSQVTPESWGAQLSLHLSAPFFLSQILAPHMRHRGWGRIINIASLQSFRAFADSAPYGAGKGGIVQLTRAIAREWSPYGITCNAIGPGFFPTELTRPVFENSELAEKNASQTCVGRNGRLDDIYGCTVFLASDASAYITGQVIMVDGGFSAR
- a CDS encoding ABC transporter substrate-binding protein — protein: MKKLCAAFMLLASLAAGLLPEAAVAEEKPVVRTSAQPCLHGFPMWYAEKQGWLKDAPFTVKFMLFASGAPQTEALAADQWDIGSMGTVPTMMASMRYGYKLIGVSNEEGATNDLWVRPDSPLLKHKAALAGFPEIIGNADDWKGKKILATTVSTGHYALTATLKALGLNDSDVSIVHMEQGQAMTAFSAGQGDILQLWAPLSYVAEAKGWTKVSSGMAAKVRIAGGIGARKDFAEKHPDLVVAWLGIYMRVIEGMKTNPEPYVKPLLEYFNSYCGLELTEEQVRMEFKYRPLFSVSEQVSALEDPAKLAAWMSGVANFMLDQGRITKKEFDRYVKANFFIDPSFMKKLAAETSK
- a CDS encoding ABC transporter permease → MTPIHEQKNDGSEEVSLEIQKANYLATAAKENWISMVSFAVFILVWEMICRFEIIGPYQLVPPSEVITVFFEKFTQVNPDGGLLQQHAAASLLLALTGFVAAVVIGVPLGLFMGWYPRVNMLVRPIFDAIRPIPPIAWIPIAILWLGIGMPAKAFIIFLAAFVPCVINSYTGIRLTNPVLIRVAEIYGASNFETFRKIGVPSAIPMIFTGMKLSLNAAWTTLVAAELLAASVGLGFMIQQGRRLARPDIIIVGMLTIGLLGALMSWILTRIEARFASSRRLS